The nucleotide sequence ATTGAAGACCCCCCATGGCCGGGAAAAAAAGGAGGGAGAAGGCTAGAAAAAGAAAGATCGACCGGTTTCGGACAGAGACATCAATCATGACGCTGGGAGGACCGGACGAAGAGGGTCGGGATAAAAATCATGATCAGAATGGTGCCGAGAAGCATCCCTCCCATGACGGCCAGCGTCATGGATGCATTGGGATCTTCTCTTTTCCAGGCAGTTATAAAGACGGGAACCAGGGCGGCTATTGTAGTCAAGGTTGTCGCCGCTACGGGCCGGAGCCGTTGGGCTGAAGATGTGAGAACCTGAGTCAGGGAATTGTTTTTATAAGACGAGACAAGGAGGATGGCTGTATTAACTATGGTCCCCTGAAGGATAAGAAGCCCGATGAAGGAGTCGAGGTTCAGGCTCTGATTGAAGATCTTCAGCAGGAGGAAGCTTCCCGGCAGAGACAAAGGGATAGAGCTGAAAAGAAGCAAAGCCTTCCAGGGGGAACCTGACTGCATTCCCAGAATGAGATACATCAGAACCAGAGCGAATAGAAACAAGACGACCAGCTGATGCCCCTCGGTACCCCGGGTTTCCTTCATTCTTATCTCTTGAGGAAGTGTTTTTGCAAGAATCTCGATTCCGGTCATGCCTTTTCCCTCCCGGAAGGCTTTTATGGGTCTCATATTCTGCCTGTCCGACCTGTAAAGTTCGGCAGAATCAATCTTTTGGGATAAACTTCCCAGTTGACCGAGCCGTATCAGACCGTTTTCCTGTTTGAATCCCAGTTGCAAAAGATCCTCCTTACTGCCCCGGTACTCTTGAGAGGCTCTTAAAATGACAGGAATCTTTTCTCTTTCTCCTGACAGAAGGATTTCTCCAGCAACCGTGCCGCGGATCTCACTGGAGAGAGTCCTGAGGAGGGCAACTCCTGTTAATCCGGAGGCATTGAGGCTGTCTCTATCACTTTCAAATTGCAGTATAGGCAGATCCTGATTCATCTGATCCTGATACCCTTCAGGGAGGAGGAAGCCGTAGAGTTTCTCCCTGTCCTGACTCAGCAGCTCAATATTTTCCAGAATAGTGCCTCTTAAAAGGGATTCGAAAAGAGATTCCTCCGGTTCAAAGAAGGCCCGTTGATCCATGATCTTCATTAATTTCTCTTCATCCTCCCCCGGGATAAATTGAATATGAATATTGAGGTCATGGAGGCTGCGCCTGGCTTCTGAACGGGCCTTGAGATTGTCTTCATCAAAACCTGATTCAAGATAGATTCTTTCTGTCTTCATTTCCTTTTTGAGATCTCCGATGACCTGCTGTGCAGTTCTACGGACATCCTTGAAGTCTTTTCCCCGGGGTAAAGTCAAAGAAAGAACTCCTTTTCCAGTCTTTTGTGCAGGAAGAATCTCAACTGGGATGCTGAGGCACAGAAGGATGGTGCCCCCCAGTATCAGGAAGAACAGGGTGAGGACTCTGTTTTTATGTTTCAAGGAAATGTAGAGGATTTTTCTATAGGGTTTATTCCTTTTCGGGCTGCGTCTTTTACTGCCGTCTTCACCTCCCAGAAGGATAAAACAGGCGGGTGTAAAGAAGTGGGAAACCGGCAGCGACAGTGCAATGGTCAGAAGAATGGTTACAATCAGATCGTGGAATAAAACGGATGTAATGCCTGGTATAAAAAGGGGAGGAAGAAACACGATAATGGTGGTCAGGGCAGATGCAAGCAGGGCGGGGCTGACCGTTTTAAGGTTTCCCCCGGGACGGCTGATCTCTTCCAGTACAACAATGCTGCTGTCGGCAATCAGGCCGATCCCCACCACCATGCCCATCAGGGAGAGGGTGTTCAGGGAAATCTTTAGAAGATAGAGGAAGAAAAACACCAGCACCAGGGTCACCGGGATGCTGAGGGCGGTTATCAGGGGGATCAGCAACTCTCTGTAGAGTAGAAAGAGAATGGCGGATGCGGCAGCCAGGCCCCAAAGGAGGGCACTCAGAAGACTTCTGAAAGAGTCTTTAATCCTGGAACCGGATTCCTCTATCAGGACTATTTCCAGGCGTCCCTGATAGGCTCTCTGCAATTCAGGCAGAATTTTGAGGATGCTGCCGACAGCTTCAAGAGTTCCTGATGAGGCGCTTTTAAAGAGATGAATCCCAACCCCGTCCCGGCCTTCATATAGAAAGAGGGATGTGGGTTCTCTTCTCTCCATCTGAACAGTGGCAATGTCGGATAATTTTAAATTCCGACCCGGAAAGGGACTCAGTGCCCCAATCTCGGCAGGGGATGTAATCCCTGTCTCCATTTTTACCAGTCGTCTCAGGCCTGCGTCTTCGACTTTTCCGATACTCCGGTTTACAAGGTATCCAGAAAGAGCCTGAGAGCACTCATCCACCGTCAGATTCAGGGTCTCAAGAGAATCCATATCCAGATCAACATGGACTTCTGGTTTTCTCAATCCCCTTAATTCGACGAGGGAAACCTCCTCCAATTTCTGAAATTCTCCCTTGATTCCATACTGGACTAAACTGTAAAGCTCCTCGATGCCCCTACCGGGAGGCGGAATCAGAGCCAGGGTCACACAGGGACGGTGAGACAGATCCGATGTATATACAACAGGTTTTTTGACTCCCTGGGGAAGGAGAGGATAGAGGGTGTCAATGCTCTCCCGGACCTCCAGTGAGGCCTGATCCAGGTCGGCTCCCCAGTCGAAGCGCAGAGTCACAGAGCTGATACCGGCCTTGGATACCGAGTCCATGGAACTGACATCCCTGACTGTAGACAGGGCATTTTCCATCGGTATGGTCACAAGCTGTTCCATCTCTTCGGGAGGAAATCCTGGAAAGGCGGCGGCAATTCGTATTTCCGGAATCTGAAGATCCGGTAATTCTTCAAAGGCTAGCTCAAAAAAAGAGATTC is from Oceanispirochaeta sp. and encodes:
- a CDS encoding efflux RND transporter permease subunit gives rise to the protein MNLFDWTKEHPLSVLMACTAFILFGGISFFELAFEELPDLQIPEIRIAAAFPGFPPEEMEQLVTIPMENALSTVRDVSSMDSVSKAGISSVTLRFDWGADLDQASLEVRESIDTLYPLLPQGVKKPVVYTSDLSHRPCVTLALIPPPGRGIEELYSLVQYGIKGEFQKLEEVSLVELRGLRKPEVHVDLDMDSLETLNLTVDECSQALSGYLVNRSIGKVEDAGLRRLVKMETGITSPAEIGALSPFPGRNLKLSDIATVQMERREPTSLFLYEGRDGVGIHLFKSASSGTLEAVGSILKILPELQRAYQGRLEIVLIEESGSRIKDSFRSLLSALLWGLAAASAILFLLYRELLIPLITALSIPVTLVLVFFFLYLLKISLNTLSLMGMVVGIGLIADSSIVVLEEISRPGGNLKTVSPALLASALTTIIVFLPPLFIPGITSVLFHDLIVTILLTIALSLPVSHFFTPACFILLGGEDGSKRRSPKRNKPYRKILYISLKHKNRVLTLFFLILGGTILLCLSIPVEILPAQKTGKGVLSLTLPRGKDFKDVRRTAQQVIGDLKKEMKTERIYLESGFDEDNLKARSEARRSLHDLNIHIQFIPGEDEEKLMKIMDQRAFFEPEESLFESLLRGTILENIELLSQDREKLYGFLLPEGYQDQMNQDLPILQFESDRDSLNASGLTGVALLRTLSSEIRGTVAGEILLSGEREKIPVILRASQEYRGSKEDLLQLGFKQENGLIRLGQLGSLSQKIDSAELYRSDRQNMRPIKAFREGKGMTGIEILAKTLPQEIRMKETRGTEGHQLVVLFLFALVLMYLILGMQSGSPWKALLLFSSIPLSLPGSFLLLKIFNQSLNLDSFIGLLILQGTIVNTAILLVSSYKNNSLTQVLTSSAQRLRPVAATTLTTIAALVPVFITAWKREDPNASMTLAVMGGMLLGTILIMIFIPTLFVRSSQRHD